The proteins below come from a single Pseudochaenichthys georgianus chromosome 14, fPseGeo1.2, whole genome shotgun sequence genomic window:
- the btg4 gene encoding protein BTG4, with protein MKEEIAAAVFFVARLVKRYGCVDNEGREGFAAALTSALFENYKNHWHPNAPTKGQAYRCLRMNVRMHDPVLQLVCERSAVRYQDLGLPQEITVWVDPGEVSCRYGEQGTPFCVSVVGSRRRMDKEFSRRIQDAVERASLDIHSGSSSDEEDCSKNSSMSSSMSSSNQSSLSSISIPTINPEPKSIPTVSNPNSVYRFSEFAPAAPQTWLREKRKAFAGDAFPPLPPPAGGPPSQFPYQKSFKNHRATFTFAGPRVDKYHWVSKSR; from the exons ATGAAGGAGGAGATTGCTGCTGCAGTGTTCTTTGTTGCTCGGCTGGTGAAGAGGTATGGTTGTGTGGATAATGAAGGCAGGGAGGGCTTTGCTGCGGCCCTCACCTCAGCTCTGTTTGAAAACTACAAGAACCACTGGCACCCCAACGCACCTACGAAGGGACAGGCCTACAG GTGTCTCCGTATGAATGTGCGGATGCATGACCCCGTGCTGCAGCTGGTCTGTGAACGCAGCGCTGTCCGGTACCAGGACCTGGGCCTCCCTCAGGAGATTACTGTGTGGGTCGACCCTGGAGAGGTGTCCTGCAG GTACGGTGAACAAGGCACCCCATTCTGCGTGTCCGTGGTGGGGAGCCGTCGACGTATGGACAAGGAATTTTCCCGCCGAATCCAAGATGCCGTTGAGCGGGCGAGCCTGGACATCCATTCGGGAAGCTCTTCGGACGAGGAGGATTGCAGCAAAAACAGCAGCATGAGCAGCAGCATGAGCAGCAGCAACCAATCATCTCTCAGCTCGATCTCAATCCCAACCATCAACCCAGAGCCCAAAAGCATCCCGACCGTCAGCAACCCCAACAGCGTCTACCGG ttCAGCGAGTTCGCTCCAGCCGCCCCTCAGACCTGGCTGAGGGAGAAGAGGAAGGCCTTCGCAGGGGATGcgttccctcctcttcctcccccagCCGGAGGTCCACCTTCGCAGTTCCCCTACCAGAAAAGCTTCAAGAACCATCGAGCCACGTTCACCTTCGCTGGGCCTCGTGTGGACAAGTACCACTGGGTCAGCAAGTCCCGATAA
- the slc25a14 gene encoding brain mitochondrial carrier protein 1 isoform X2 — translation MSNLNWKPFIYGGMASIVAEFGTFPIDLTKTRLQVQGQSQYTEIRYRGMCHALFKIGKEEGLKALYSGISPALLRQASYGTIKIGTYNSLKRLFVTHPEDETMIINVFCGVVSGVLSSSLANPTDVLKIRMQAQGSLLQGSMMSNFMNIYQAEGTRGLWRGVIPTAQRAAIVVGVELPVYDITKKHLLKSGAMGDTILTHFIASFTCGLAGALASNPVDVVRTRMMNQRVSSGAPMYKGTLDGLMLTWKNEGFFALYKGFWPNWLRLGPWNIIFFITFEQLKTLPF, via the exons ATGTCCAACCTGAACTGGAAACCGTTCATCTACGGAGGAATGGCCTCGATTGTCGCAGAATTCG GGACGTTTCCCATTGACCTGACTAAGACCCGGCTACAGGTCCAGGGTCAGTCTCAGTACACAGAGATTCGCTACAGAGGCATGTGCCACGCCCTCTTCAAGATCGGCAAAGAGGAAGGCCTAAAAGCGCTCTACTCCGG GATTTCTCCAGCTCTGTTGAGACAAGCCTCTTACGGGACGATCAAGATCGGGACCTACAACTCTCTGAAGAGGCTGTTTGTCACTCATCCTGAAG ATGAGACGATGATCATCAACGTTTTCTGTGGCGTCGTGTCCGGAGTGCTGTCCTCGTCTCTGGCAAACCCCACTGACGTCCTCAAG ATCAGGATGCAGGCGCAGGGCAGTCTGCTCCAGGGCAGCATGATGTCCAACTTCATGAACATCTACCAGGCAGAGGGCACCAGAGGCCTGtggaga GGTGTCATCCCCACGGCGCAGCGAGCGGCCATCGTAGTCGGGGTGGAGCTTCCTGTCTACGACATCACGAAGAAGCACCTCCTCAAGTCTGGCGCCATGGGAGACACCATTCTGACACACTTTAT TGCGAGTTTCACGTGTGGCCTGGCGGGGGCGCTGGCCTCCAACCCCGTGGACGTGGTTCGGACCCGAATGATGAACCAGCGAGTTTCGTCGGGAGCCCCGATGTACAAAGGCACTCTGGACGGACTGATGCTGACGTGGAAGAACGAGGGCTTCTTCGCCCTCTATAAGGGCTTCTGGCCCAACTGGCTGCGGCTCGGGCCCTGGAACATCATC TTCTTCATCACCTTCGAGCAGCTGAAGACGCTGCCGTTTTAA
- the slc25a14 gene encoding brain mitochondrial carrier protein 1 isoform X1, producing the protein MLYCLKLQHCVDLFVGLLLLFLASLQQVEAEAESAEMSNLNWKPFIYGGMASIVAEFGTFPIDLTKTRLQVQGQSQYTEIRYRGMCHALFKIGKEEGLKALYSGISPALLRQASYGTIKIGTYNSLKRLFVTHPEDETMIINVFCGVVSGVLSSSLANPTDVLKIRMQAQGSLLQGSMMSNFMNIYQAEGTRGLWRGVIPTAQRAAIVVGVELPVYDITKKHLLKSGAMGDTILTHFIASFTCGLAGALASNPVDVVRTRMMNQRVSSGAPMYKGTLDGLMLTWKNEGFFALYKGFWPNWLRLGPWNIIFFITFEQLKTLPF; encoded by the exons ATGTTGTATTGTCTGAAGTTGCAGCACTGTGTTGACCTCTTTGTGGGCCTCCTGCTCTTGTTTTTAGCGAGTCTGCAGCAGGTGGAGGCAGAAGCTGAATCTGCAGAGATGTCCAACCTGAACTGGAAACCGTTCATCTACGGAGGAATGGCCTCGATTGTCGCAGAATTCG GGACGTTTCCCATTGACCTGACTAAGACCCGGCTACAGGTCCAGGGTCAGTCTCAGTACACAGAGATTCGCTACAGAGGCATGTGCCACGCCCTCTTCAAGATCGGCAAAGAGGAAGGCCTAAAAGCGCTCTACTCCGG GATTTCTCCAGCTCTGTTGAGACAAGCCTCTTACGGGACGATCAAGATCGGGACCTACAACTCTCTGAAGAGGCTGTTTGTCACTCATCCTGAAG ATGAGACGATGATCATCAACGTTTTCTGTGGCGTCGTGTCCGGAGTGCTGTCCTCGTCTCTGGCAAACCCCACTGACGTCCTCAAG ATCAGGATGCAGGCGCAGGGCAGTCTGCTCCAGGGCAGCATGATGTCCAACTTCATGAACATCTACCAGGCAGAGGGCACCAGAGGCCTGtggaga GGTGTCATCCCCACGGCGCAGCGAGCGGCCATCGTAGTCGGGGTGGAGCTTCCTGTCTACGACATCACGAAGAAGCACCTCCTCAAGTCTGGCGCCATGGGAGACACCATTCTGACACACTTTAT TGCGAGTTTCACGTGTGGCCTGGCGGGGGCGCTGGCCTCCAACCCCGTGGACGTGGTTCGGACCCGAATGATGAACCAGCGAGTTTCGTCGGGAGCCCCGATGTACAAAGGCACTCTGGACGGACTGATGCTGACGTGGAAGAACGAGGGCTTCTTCGCCCTCTATAAGGGCTTCTGGCCCAACTGGCTGCGGCTCGGGCCCTGGAACATCATC TTCTTCATCACCTTCGAGCAGCTGAAGACGCTGCCGTTTTAA